A genomic stretch from Arachis stenosperma cultivar V10309 chromosome 3, arast.V10309.gnm1.PFL2, whole genome shotgun sequence includes:
- the LOC130970122 gene encoding uncharacterized protein LOC130970122 has protein sequence MANSRLARLFMEVAPPQYVTVMRHRTRKMLDTITEEERETSSSSDSSSAASSPKGSSPLSPSSSPAAAAIASANNNGKYFLKEVHRSLSILNH, from the coding sequence ATGGCGAATTCTAGGCTTGCAAGGTTGTTCATGGAGGTTGCACCACCACAGTATGTTACCGTGATGAGGCACAGAACAAGAAAGATGTTGGACACAATCACTGAAGAGGAGAGGGAAACTAGTAGCTCTAGTGATTCTTCATCTGCCGCTTCTTCCCCTAAAGGCTCTTCACCAttatcaccatcatcatcaccTGCTGCTGCAGCAATTGCGAGTGCTAACAACAATGGAAAGTACTTCCTGAAGGAAGTTCACAGATCCCTCTCAATTTTGAATCACTGA
- the LOC130967813 gene encoding DEAD-box ATP-dependent RNA helicase 1 codes for MEEQKKRSIPVLPWMRDPLDLTLFQQIPLHTLPSLHPKLKLSLENMGISNLFPVQVAVWQETVGPGKFHRDLCVNSPTGSGKTLAYALPIVQLLSTRVVTCLRALVVVPTRDLAFQVKRVFDAIASPLGLRVGLAAGQSSVADEISELVYSPECEFGISYDPEEVAFRVRRRLRSKVDILVATPGRLMDHINTTKGFTLEHLQYLVVDETDRLLREAYQSWLPAVLESVQLNEDNTFEPSDSFLPCSMGVLTTRRRCGVERGFKDKPYPRLAKIVLSATITQDPGRLVQLELHHPLFLRAGPMRYRLPENLQSFKLICERKVKPLYLVALLKSLEGEKCIIFTKSVESTHRLCKLLNCFGDLQIDIKEYSGLQHQRVRSKTLNNFRKGEFQVLVSSDAMTRGMDVEGVRNVINYDMPKYVKTYVHRAGRTARAGQTGRCFTLMSNDEVRQFKKLMQKAEASSCPEHIIQSSLIEALHSTYESALKKFKEKISKAPKKAND; via the exons atggaggaacAAAAGAAACGCAGCATTCCGGTGCTGCCATGGATGCGAGACCCTCTAGACCTTACTCTCTTCCAACAGATTCCTCTCCATACCCTCCCTTCTCTCCACCCTAA GTTGAAATTATCACTGGAAAACATGGGGATTTCCAACCTGTTCCCGGTGCAAGTTGCGGTATGGCAAGAAACCGTTGGGCCCGGGAAATTCCACCGAGACCTCTGCGTTAACTCCCCCACTGGCAGTGGCAAGACCTTGGCCTACGCGCTCCCCATCGTACAGTTGCTCTCCACACGCGTCGTCACGTGCCTACGCGCATTGGTCGTTGTCCCTACACGCGACCTCGCCTTCCAGGTCAAGCGTGTCTTCGACGCCATTGCCTCGCCCCTCGGCCTGCGCGTGGGACTCGCTGCCGGTCAGTCTTCCGTTGCGGACGAGATTTCAGAACTGGTGTACTCGCCGGAATGTGAGTTCGGGATTTCTTACGATCCGGAAGAGGTTGCATTTCGTGTTCGGAGACGGTTGAGGAGTAAGGTAGATATATTGGTGGCAACCCCCGGAAGATTGATGGATCATATCAATACCACCAAAGGCTTCACTCTTGAGCATCTTCAATATCTT GTGGTTGATGAAACGGATCGGCTACTCCGTGAGGCCTACCAGTCATGGCTACCTGCTGTGCTTGAATCGGTGCAGTTGAATGAGGATAACACTTTTGAACCCAGTGATTCGTTTTTACCTTGTTCTATGGGTGTGTTAACAACCAGAAGAAGATG TGGAGTTGAGAGGGGTTTCAAGGATAAGCCCTACCCTAGGCTGGCAAAGATTGTCCTGTCTGCGACAATAACTCAGGACCCAGGCAGGCTTGTTCAGCTTGAGTTGCATCACCCTTTGTTCCTGAGAGCTGGGCCAATGCGTTATCGACTTCCAGAAAATCTACAATCCTTCAAATTG ATCTGTGAAAGAAAGGTCAAACCCTTGTATTTGGTTGCCCTTTTAAAATCACTAGAAGGAGAAAAATgcataatttttacaaaatctGTGGAATCTACACATCGTCTCTGCAAATTGCTTAATTGTTTTGGAGATCTGCAAATTGATATCAAGGAGTACTCTGGTCTTCAGCATCAACGTGTAAGAAG TAAGACCCTGAATAATTTTCGGAAAGGCGAGTTTCAAGTGCTTGTATCTTCTGATGCAATGACTCGTGGAATGGATGTGGAAGGTGTAAGAAATGTCATTAACTATGACATGCCTAAATATGTGAAGACCTACGTTCATCGGGCTGGTAGGACTGCCCGGGCTGGCCAGACTGGGCGCTGCTTCACATTGATGTCCAATGATGAG GTACGACAATTTAAGAAGTTGATGCAAAAGGCTGAGGCTAGTTCTTGCCCCGAGCACATCATTCAATCCAGTTTGATTGAAGCACTTCACTCTACCTATGAATCAG CATTGAAAAAATTCAAGGAGAAGATTTCGAAGGCACCAAAGAAGGCAAATGATTAG